Within Terriglobia bacterium, the genomic segment CCCGAGTTGAGCGGCTTGTCTGCGGAGCCGAAATTGCGCGCGTTTTAGAGCTTCTTCGTCGCAGCGGTGAAAGACGGCTTCGTTGTATGCTTCTTTAGTGCTGAGCAGGTGATACACAATGCGTGCAAGTTTGTGGGCTGTGGCGGTGATTGCTTGGGGTTTGCCGAGCTTCCGAGTGATGCGCCGAAAGAACTCGCCGAGATAGTCTTTGGCGTGATGCAGCGAGTTCGCGGCCATGCGTAGCGCAGTGGCAACGCGGCTCTTGACGCGGCGACTCTTTGTATAGGGCACCTTGCCACCACTGATTTTATTCTCCGGACACAGTCCCAGCCAGGACGCGAAGGCGGAAGCATTTCGGAACCGGGACACATCTGTGCCGATCTCGCAGAGGATGGTCTGGGCGGTAATCGCGCTGATGCCAGGCACATTGGTAAGATCCACTCCGAAGATCCGATACAACTCACTGCGGAGGTCGAACGTCTTCGGCTCATACCGGCGCCGTTGATAGCCGGAAGCCTTGGTTCGTTTGGGTATTGTGGGCTCCGCGGTTGTCGCTGTCTCCAGACTGCCTAGTTGACCTTGAATCTCCTGATCCACTTCGACGACCAGCTGTTGGTAGTAGTGGAACGCAGCCAGCGACTGTCGGAGCGCGAACAAGTGCTCTGGGCGATAGTCACCCTCAAGCGATTTCGCGATCGTGTCCTCACTGCTCTTTACGCCACCATGACAGAGCCGAGCTAAAGTCACGGGGTCTCGTTCGCCAGCGAGGATTGCGTCCAGTATCCGGAGGCCACTCAGTCCGGTGATGTCGTTCAGGACACGGTGAATCTGGAGGTTCATTTGGTCAAGCGCCTTCTGCATGTGCAGCACATGCTCTGCCGCCATCTGGATCAGACTGCTGCGGTGTCTCCAGAGAGAGCGAATAGCACAAATGAAGCCAGGAGGACGGAAGCTGGCTCGCAACAGACCCACAGAATGGAGGTACTGCAGCCACTGGCAGTCGGACACGTCGGTCTTCCTGCCGGGAACATTCTTTACGTGCTGCGCGTTGACGAGACACACCTCTAGCCCGCGGGACTCTAGGATCTGATACACGGGAATCCAGTACACGCTTGTTGACT encodes:
- a CDS encoding IS110 family transposase; this encodes MAKRSKKRCEELPILHPDAAGIDVGASELFVAVSADHDPQPVRSFPTFTRDLNALADWLQQCGIRSVAMESTSVYWIPVYQILESRGLEVCLVNAQHVKNVPGRKTDVSDCQWLQYLHSVGLLRASFRPPGFICAIRSLWRHRSSLIQMAAEHVLHMQKALDQMNLQIHRVLNDITGLSGLRILDAILAGERDPVTLARLCHGGVKSSEDTIAKSLEGDYRPEHLFALRQSLAAFHYYQQLVVEVDQEIQGQLGSLETATTAEPTIPKRTKASGYQRRRYEPKTFDLRSELYRIFGVDLTNVPGISAITAQTILCEIGTDVSRFRNASAFASWLGLCPENKISGGKVPYTKSRRVKSRVATALRMAANSLHHAKDYLGEFFRRITRKLGKPQAITATAHKLARIVYHLLSTKEAYNEAVFHRCDEEALKRAQFRLRRQAAQLGFQVIPLQNG